Proteins from a single region of Diaphorobacter limosus:
- a CDS encoding N-acetyltransferase family protein codes for MLSPHHWLRTTLLAGRHMLLPAGRRAHRGFAMNSIVPIRALGAQHRERVANHLLALTERDRYLRFGYSASDEQVRRYAELLDFERDEVFGIFNRRLQLIAMAHVAYAQSEDTQSCAEFGVSVLASARGRGYGGLLFDRAVTLARNRGVSMMFIHALTENTAMLKIARNAGARVHQDGSESQAYLQLPPAGLDTRMSKIVAEHFGEVDYQLKKQARQFWSLLADMQEIRQGVQDGRHQAAE; via the coding sequence ATGCTTTCTCCCCACCATTGGCTGCGCACAACCCTTCTTGCCGGCCGCCACATGCTGCTGCCCGCCGGGCGGCGTGCTCACCGAGGCTTTGCCATGAACAGCATCGTCCCCATACGCGCCCTGGGCGCACAGCATCGCGAACGCGTCGCCAACCATCTGCTGGCGCTGACCGAGCGCGACCGTTACCTGCGCTTTGGCTACAGCGCCAGCGACGAGCAGGTGCGCCGCTACGCGGAGCTGCTGGACTTCGAGCGCGACGAGGTGTTCGGCATCTTCAACCGCCGCCTGCAGCTCATCGCCATGGCCCATGTGGCCTATGCCCAGTCCGAGGACACGCAAAGCTGCGCCGAGTTTGGCGTCTCGGTGCTGGCCAGCGCGCGCGGGCGCGGCTACGGCGGGCTGCTGTTCGACCGCGCCGTGACCCTGGCGCGCAACCGCGGCGTGAGCATGATGTTCATCCACGCGCTGACCGAGAACACGGCCATGCTGAAGATCGCGCGCAACGCCGGCGCCCGCGTGCACCAGGACGGCTCCGAGTCCCAGGCCTATCTGCAGCTGCCGCCCGCGGGGCTGGACACGCGCATGTCCAAGATCGTGGCCGAGCATTTCGGCGAGGTCGACTATCAGCTCAAGAAGCAGGCGCGCCAGTTCTGGAGCCTGTTGGCCGACATGCAGGAAATCCGCCAGGGCGTGCAGGACGGGCGCCACCAGGCGGCCGAGTAG
- a CDS encoding Lrp/AsnC family transcriptional regulator has protein sequence MTERTVALDKLDCAILRRLQDNGRETYDLIGEQVGLSPSAVLRRAKRLEEEGVIDRYVALVRPERVGLGLTAYLNVRLEKHTESHKRNPMDLFRASVQTWPEVVECAALTGEMDYLLRVVVQDMAHYSRFIMDTLLKHPSVQDCKTSFVLDRVKATTAVPV, from the coding sequence ATGACCGAACGCACCGTTGCCCTGGACAAGCTCGACTGCGCCATCCTGCGCCGCCTGCAGGACAACGGCCGCGAGACCTACGACCTGATCGGCGAGCAGGTGGGCCTGTCACCCAGCGCCGTGCTGCGCCGCGCCAAAAGGCTGGAGGAGGAGGGCGTGATCGACCGCTACGTGGCCCTGGTGCGCCCCGAGCGCGTGGGGCTGGGCCTGACCGCCTACCTGAACGTGCGCCTGGAAAAGCACACCGAGAGCCACAAGCGCAACCCCATGGATCTGTTTCGCGCCAGCGTGCAGACCTGGCCCGAGGTGGTGGAATGCGCCGCCCTGACCGGCGAGATGGACTACCTGCTGCGCGTGGTGGTGCAGGATATGGCGCATTACAGCCGCTTCATCATGGACACCCTGCTCAAGCACCCCAGCGTACAGGACTGCAAGACCAGCTTCGTGCTCGACCGCGTCAAGGCCACCACCGCCGTGCCGGTCTGA
- the phhA gene encoding phenylalanine 4-monooxygenase — MAVQPAVYGASERPPRGDYTRAADDYTCAQNWAAYTAQDHDTYHRLYLRQCEQLPGLASAAFIAALPQLGAKERIPRFDDINERLYKATRWQLVAVPGLIPEVPFFQLLANRKFPVTDWIRRPEEFEYIVEPDVFHDLFGHVPLLFNPMLADYMQRYGEGGLKAARLGSCEMLARLYWYTIEFGLIRESAGLRAYGAGILSSHGELPYSVHSPEPQRLPLTLERTMRTRYKIDSYQQTYFVIDSFEQLFQLTEGDFTPLYERLRGLPEFAADERNP; from the coding sequence ATGGCCGTGCAACCCGCCGTCTATGGCGCCAGCGAGCGCCCGCCTCGCGGCGACTACACGCGCGCCGCCGACGACTACACCTGCGCCCAAAACTGGGCCGCCTACACCGCGCAGGACCACGACACCTACCACCGCCTGTACCTGCGGCAATGCGAGCAGCTGCCCGGCCTGGCCAGCGCGGCCTTCATCGCCGCCCTGCCCCAGCTGGGCGCCAAGGAGCGCATTCCGCGCTTCGATGACATCAACGAGCGCCTGTACAAGGCCACGCGCTGGCAGCTGGTGGCCGTGCCAGGGCTGATCCCCGAGGTGCCGTTCTTCCAGCTGCTGGCGAATCGCAAGTTCCCGGTGACCGACTGGATACGCCGGCCCGAAGAGTTTGAGTACATCGTCGAGCCCGACGTGTTCCACGACCTGTTCGGCCATGTGCCGCTCTTGTTCAACCCCATGCTGGCCGACTACATGCAGCGCTACGGCGAGGGCGGCCTGAAGGCCGCGCGCCTGGGCTCCTGCGAGATGCTGGCGCGGCTGTACTGGTACACCATCGAGTTCGGCCTGATCAGGGAAAGCGCGGGCCTGCGCGCCTATGGCGCGGGCATTTTGAGCTCGCACGGCGAGCTGCCCTACAGCGTACACAGCCCCGAGCCCCAGCGCCTGCCGCTGACATTGGAGCGCACCATGCGCACGCGCTACAAGATCGACAGCTACCAGCAGACCTACTTCGTCATCGACAGTTTCGAGCAGCTGTTCCAGCTCACCGAGGGCGACTTCACGCCACTGTACGAACGCCTGCGCGGCCTGCCCGAGTTCGCGGCCGACGAGCGCAACCCGTAA
- the hppD gene encoding 4-hydroxyphenylpyruvate dioxygenase, giving the protein MTAAPPSQATRDTTAWENPMGLMGFEFVEFTSPQPGVLEAVFEKLGFTLVAKHRSKDVLLYRQNQINFILNREPHSQAAYFGAEHGPSACGLAFRVKDAHKAYKRALELGAQPIEIPTGPMELRLPAIKGIGGAPLYLIDRFEDGKSIYDIDFEWLPGVEQRPAGHGLNEIDHLTHNVYRGRMEFWSKFYESLFNFRELRYFDIQGEYTGLSSKAMTAPDGKIRIPLNEEARQGGGQIEEFLMQFNGEGIQHIALICDSLVEVVDKLGLAGVPLAPAPNDVYYQMLEKRLPGHGQNVNDLQARGILLDGTTADGTPRLLLQIFSTPMLGPVFFEFIERRGDYREGFGEGNFKALFESLERDQVNRGVIDTGAKEA; this is encoded by the coding sequence ATGACCGCAGCCCCGCCCAGCCAAGCCACCCGCGACACCACTGCCTGGGAGAACCCCATGGGCCTGATGGGCTTCGAGTTCGTCGAGTTCACCTCGCCCCAGCCCGGCGTGCTGGAGGCGGTGTTCGAGAAGCTCGGCTTCACCCTGGTGGCAAAACACCGCTCCAAGGACGTGCTGCTGTACCGCCAGAACCAGATCAACTTCATCCTGAACCGTGAACCGCACAGCCAGGCGGCCTACTTTGGCGCCGAGCATGGCCCATCGGCCTGCGGCCTGGCCTTCCGCGTGAAAGACGCGCACAAGGCCTACAAGCGCGCGCTGGAGCTCGGCGCCCAGCCCATAGAGATTCCCACCGGCCCCATGGAGCTGCGCCTGCCGGCCATCAAGGGCATAGGCGGCGCGCCGCTGTACCTGATCGACCGCTTCGAGGACGGCAAGTCCATCTACGACATCGACTTCGAATGGCTGCCCGGCGTCGAGCAGCGCCCAGCGGGCCATGGCCTCAACGAGATCGACCACCTGACGCACAACGTCTACCGCGGCCGCATGGAGTTCTGGTCCAAGTTCTACGAGAGCCTGTTCAACTTCCGCGAGCTGCGCTACTTCGACATCCAGGGCGAGTACACCGGCCTGTCGTCCAAGGCCATGACGGCGCCCGACGGCAAGATCCGCATCCCGCTGAACGAGGAGGCGCGCCAGGGCGGCGGCCAGATCGAGGAGTTTTTGATGCAGTTCAACGGCGAGGGCATACAGCACATCGCGCTGATCTGCGACTCGCTGGTCGAGGTGGTGGACAAGCTGGGCCTGGCCGGCGTACCGCTGGCGCCCGCACCCAACGATGTGTACTACCAGATGCTGGAAAAGCGCCTGCCGGGCCATGGCCAGAACGTGAACGACCTGCAGGCGCGCGGCATTCTGCTGGACGGCACCACGGCCGACGGCACGCCGCGCCTCTTGCTGCAGATCTTCTCCACGCCCATGCTGGGCCCGGTGTTCTTCGAGTTCATCGAGCGCCGCGGCGACTACCGCGAGGGCTTTGGCGAGGGCAACTTCAAGGCACTTTTCGAGTCGCTGGAGCGCGACCAGGTGAACCGCGGCGTGATCGACACCGGCGCCAAGGAAGCCTGA
- a CDS encoding HlyC/CorC family transporter, giving the protein MSDPYPARPPARQDKRTLLQRLVEFISPGPDSTAELIATLADAEDNQVINTDERVMLERVLRMAEMTAADVLVPAPRMDMLDIDAPLDALMYQVLRTAHSRFPVYQGEREHIIGILLAKDLLKLWRSPDLNIRTLVRPALFVPESKGLQALEREFRSTRNHMAIVIDEFGRIAGLVTFEDVIEQIVGEIEDEFDIHEDEGDIFGLPDHSYRVSGETPVERVAEAFEVTLRSSDPDEVFDTIGGLIAHELGRVPRKGEVLLLGGLRFVVLHTKGGLVRWFKVTPAAADESATNS; this is encoded by the coding sequence GTGTCCGACCCCTATCCTGCGCGCCCGCCTGCCAGGCAAGACAAGCGCACGCTGCTGCAGCGCCTCGTCGAGTTCATCAGCCCCGGGCCGGACTCCACCGCCGAGCTCATCGCCACGCTGGCCGATGCCGAGGACAACCAGGTCATCAACACCGATGAGCGCGTGATGCTCGAGCGCGTGCTGCGCATGGCCGAGATGACGGCCGCCGACGTGCTGGTGCCCGCCCCGCGCATGGACATGCTGGACATCGACGCGCCGCTGGATGCGCTGATGTACCAGGTGCTGCGCACGGCGCATTCGCGCTTTCCGGTGTACCAGGGAGAGCGCGAGCACATCATCGGCATCCTGCTGGCCAAGGACCTGCTCAAGCTCTGGCGCTCGCCCGACCTGAATATCCGCACCCTGGTGCGCCCGGCGCTGTTCGTGCCCGAGAGCAAGGGCCTGCAGGCGCTGGAGCGCGAGTTCCGCAGCACGCGCAACCACATGGCCATCGTCATCGACGAGTTCGGCCGCATTGCCGGCCTGGTCACCTTCGAGGATGTGATCGAGCAGATCGTCGGCGAGATCGAGGACGAGTTCGACATCCACGAGGACGAGGGCGACATCTTCGGCCTGCCCGACCACAGCTACCGCGTGAGCGGCGAAACCCCCGTGGAGCGCGTGGCCGAGGCCTTCGAGGTGACGCTGCGCTCCAGCGACCCGGATGAGGTTTTCGACACCATAGGCGGGCTGATCGCGCATGAGCTCGGCCGCGTGCCGCGCAAGGGCGAGGTGCTGCTGCTGGGCGGCCTGCGCTTCGTGGTGCTGCACACCAAGGGCGGCCTGGTGCGCTGGTTCAAGGTCACGCCGGCTGCGGCAGACGAGAGCGCGACTAACTCCTGA